The Leptospira mtsangambouensis sequence TTTCCAACATGAGATTGGTACTAAATCTAGTTCTTAAGTTTCGCTATATCCTTTTTTCTTTTGTTGTTCTGATTATCTCTCTTGGATACCTTCAGTCTCGATCAAAACAGAATGCAGTTCATCCATTAGATAGTTTGTATTTGAAACTATCACCTAATGTGGTTAAGGCGGATAGGAAAATCACCTTTCGAAGACTTTCCCTTCATTTGCGAGGAGTGATTCCCAGTGTCGCCGAATGGAAAGAACTTGAGGCTCTACCTGCCGACCAAAGTTTAGAATCATTCGCTGTTAGTTTTTTAAAACAACCTGAGTTTGCCGAATACTGGGGGACTAAGTTTACTTCTATGCTGCGGGACAAATCCAAAGGTCGTAAAATTCCAACAGGTTCGTTTTTTGAATACATAGCGGGTTCTCTTCATAAAAACAAACCCTATGACCAATTGGTCCAAGAGATGTTAACATCGACCGGCAATGTAAAAGAATCTCCTGCTACCATGTTTTACATCCGAGATGGGGCCGATCCATTACAAACAGCTGAGTTTGTTGGAAGGTTATTTTATGCAAAACGAGTGGCTTGTGCTAGATGTCATGACCATCCGTATATTTCCGATTTCACGAGAAGGGATTATTATGCACTTGCTGCTTTTTTTAGCCAACAGTTCTTTCGCGATGGATCATGGGAAGTCGATCGTTATGGAAAAACATTCAGTTATGTACCAAGAGAATTAGAAGTCCATCTTCCCATGGAAGACCAAAAAAATCTCCAAGACAAAAACAATGAATGGAATCGAGACAATTGGAACAAATGGACCGACGAACAACGAAAAGACTACCAAAAGAAACATGAAGTGGAATACGCCACCCTTTATTACCAACCGAAACTGGGCCTTCGTTTTCCTCATACGGATGACGCCCCAGGTGGAGATTTGGTTCGGCCCAAGTATTTGGATGGAAAGGAAGCCAAACTAAAACCTGGTGAGGATCGTAGAAAAGCCTTTGCTGATTGGTTAACCAGTAAGGCCAATGACAGGTTTCGCAAAGTTTTGATCAATCGGGTGTGGACCGAACTTATGGGTTGGAGTTTTTTCACACCACTCGATGACTGGAATGAAGACACTGTGGTCACAGGGGAAGAGATCCTAAACCATCTCGATTCTTATTTTTTAACAAACAACTTAAAACTAAAAGAACTCATTTTATACATTGTCACTTCGAATGTTTACAATCGTTCGTTGACAAAGAATCAAAACGACCAAGATCCCATTCGGTATTTTTCACCACAAAGATTGGATAGTGACCAACTCCTCAACTCTCTCATTCGCGTCTCTGATTCCCAAAAAATCAGTAACATTCGAGAAAGGAATTTATCTTGGCTCTCTGGCATTATGGATAAAAAACCTTATGATTTGACTGGTAAAGGTTCTCTTCGTATTCCCCAAGACAACTTGAAAGAATTCTCAAATGCTTCTGAGGTGGAAAGACCTGCACCTTACCATACCATTTTATCTGTTTTTGGATCTGGTCCACGAGTGGATATTTCTGATGATATCTCTGAACTAACCATTGAACAAATGTTAACACTAATGAATGGACGTGTGGTGGGAAAACTGGTTTGGGATTTTGGGAATAAAGAGTCTTTGGTGAAACAAGAGTTTGACCAAACAAAATCTATGAATGCAGTTATTTCTAATCTTTACTTTCGACTTTTAGGTCGTGAGCCAAGTCCTTTAGAAAAAGAAAAAATAAAAACACTGATGTTAAAACCAGATACCGTTTTTGACAAAGACTTACTCCAAGACCTTCTCTGGGCTCTGATCAATAGCCAAGAGTTCCAACATATCAATTAAGGAATTTTCATGGATCGCAAAGAATTTTTAAAAAAATCAATCCTCAGTTTGGGACTCAGTCCCTTTTTGTTTTCTGCAAATCCCTTTGGAAGTCTACATGCAGCAGAAGAAGAAGAGGAATCCATTGCCCTTCCTTCTAAAGTAAAGTCAGTCATCTTTATTGAAATGATGGGAGGGATGAGCCATGTAGATACATTAGATCCTAAACCGAATAGTGCATTTGGAAAAGTAAGTTCTAGTATCTCAGGGTTATCAGTTTTAGAACCGTTTTCTCTCACCGCCAAACAATTACATTCGATCGGAATCGTTAGGTCTACATGGAGTGAAGAAGGGGATCATGGCTTTGCACAAATGTTACTGGGTACGGGATATCGAATGACAGAAGCGATGGGGTTTCCTGACATTCCTCATTTTGGTGCCGTGATTGCTTATGCTAAAAAATCAAAAGTCAAATCATCGTATTTTCCAAGTTATGTGACAATAGGTGGTCGTGGTGGAAAAAATGGGAACTCTGGGTTCCTCGGAATCGATTATTCTGGTTATCATGTTGGAAATGTGGATGAACCCATCCAACACCTAAACCCATCCTATGGAAAATTTGCAGAAGATCGAATTCTTAGAAGAAAAGATTTGGTTTCTTTTATGAATGAGGAGTTTTCTAAAACTTATCCGACAAAAGAATCCAAACATTGGAAAAATATGCTCATGGCAGCTGAAGAGTTTCGAAATTCCAAAAACATCGATAGTTTTCGCATCAGTTTGGAAGATGAAAAAACAAGGACTCGGTACGGAACCACTTGGCAAGGAAAGGCGATGTTACTTGCCAAACGTCTTGCGCTGCAGGAAGTTCCTTTCATTCATATTTCCATTGGAGGATGGGACACACATACAGGCAACAAAGCACAAGTCACAAAAATTATGAAAGAAACTGATATGGGAATTGCTTCTTTATTAGAAGACCTAACAAATTCTGGACTCATCAAACAAACGTTATTTGTTCTTACCAGTGAATTTGGTAGAACTCCTGATGTGGGATCTAGAGATGGTCGTGACCACCACCCTAAAGTTTGGTCTACTTTACTCGGAGGAGGTCCCTTTTCCAAAGGATTTGTATTAGGAGAAACAGATGAGACCGGATCCAAACCAGTAAATCCCAAAGAAACCCTCCATCTGAGAGATCTCATTGCCACTATTTACCAGGCGGCGGGAGTCAACCCCGATGGTGTACTCACCAACTCCTTTGGCCGTCCGTTTCTTTTGACCACGAAGAAAGCCAAAGTCTATGAAGGTTTGTTTTAGGGTCTGGCTTTCGAGGCGGTAATCCATAGAATGGATTTGGGAAGGGGGATTTCGCAGGAAATAGGTGCTACTTTTTGAGAATATTTACCTTTTCAGGTTCATTTTTCCTTTTCTTACGAAAGAAATTTAAAATACTGATCCCTGATCTATGAAAAAAGCACTTATTACCGGAATCACAGGCCAAGACGGTTCCTACCTGGCAGAACTCCTCCTCCAAAAGGGATACGAAGTCCACGGGATCGTTCGTAGAACGAGTCTTTTCAATCGCAATCGCATTGAACATCTGCACGGAAACCCAAACCTCCACCTCCACTACGGAGATATGACGGATTCCTCCAACCTAAACCGTATTTTAGAAAAAATCCAACCTTCGGAAATCTATAACTTGGCGGCTCAGTCCCATGTTCAGGTTTCCTTCGAAGTTCCAGAATACACTGCAGAAGTGGATGCTGTTGGAACCTTACGGATATTAGATGCCATTAAACAAACAGGTATTAATACTCGTTTTTACCAAGCATCAACTTCAGAACTTTACGGACTTGTCCAAGAAGTTCCACAAACAGAAAAAACTCCTTTTTACCCACGATCTCCTTATGCAGTCGCAAAACTTTATGCATATTGGGCCGTTGTTAACTATCGTGAAGCGTACAATTTGCACGCATCTAACGGAATTTTATTCAACCACGAATCTCCTCGCCGTGGTGAGGCATTTGTGACCAGAAAAGTGACCATCGGAGTCTCTGAAGTAAAAGCAGGAAAACTCCCTCACATCACTATGGGGAATATTGATTCCAAACGTGACTGGGGATATGCTCCAGACTACGTAGAAATGATGTGGATGATGTTACAAAAAGACACTCCAGATGATTACGTTGTTGCTACAAATGAAACACATACCGTCCGTGAGTTTATCGAAGAGGCATATAAAATTGCTGGATTCGAAGTGGTTTGGGAAGGAAAAGCTGAGAAAGAAGTTGGTAAAGACAAAAAGACCGGCCAAGTTCTTGTCAAAATCGATCCAAAATACTACAGACCAACGGAAGTTGAACTTCTCATCGGAAATCCTGAAAAAGCAAAACGTCAGTTAGGCTGGGAACCAAAGGTTAAATTCAAAGAATTGGTTCAAATCATGATGGAAGCAGACTTAAAAAACCAAGGTTTTTAAATAGGAATTTTAGGATGTCCTTCCCTTTGTAATTCGGGAAGGAGTCCTTATACAAAATACGTTCTAGTATTTCATTTGTGTTTTGCGGGGATTTCTCCCCTGTATTCGCATTGGATTTGGGATTTTAAAACTAAAAACTTAAATTGATTTAAAGACCAAAAAACTGATCCAACATCAATTTCTTCAAAGTTTCTTTTAGTTTTTCTTGGATATTGACAATCTTCACTGTCATTTTCTTTTCATCGGCTTTGTTTTTGAAGGAAAGTAAACGAGAGATCCCGAGAGAGCTCACAATCACCACTTTTTCTAAATCCAAAAAGATTTCCTGAACGTTCTTCTCCAGAATCTCTGCTAAAATTTCTCTTAGCTCTGGTGCGTTTCCATCGAGAATTTGATCCATAAAACGAACGCGGATCGTGTTTCCCTTTTCTTCCACTAGTATCTTATCACTCATATTTTGTTGGCCTCTAACATAAGTCAGGAGAGGAAAGCTGGCAAGAAGTTATTTCAGCTTCTTTAGCTTATTCTCCATGTTAGCCTTTTTATGATAGAATTGGACGAGTTTTTCCAGCTCTGCCATGTCCGTACAAACAATTTTTCCCATGTCCATACGAATAAATTTATTATTCTTCATGATATCGGAGATCAGGAGTTCATCCTTTGGATCCGTTAAACCCACCATTTTCAGAAGGTCTTTGGTCCCAATTTCAAAATTGTAAGCTTGTTTGGGAGCCACTTTGATTCGATTTTTTTCGGCCAAAGTCATTAGTGTATCTACGATGCGACCTTGTGGGTCTTTGAGAAGTAGGTTCGCAAGTTGTTTATAAGCAATCCAAATTCGTTCCGATAGAAGTGTGATAAGCCTAGTTGCCAATTGCGGTTGGGCTTTTACCATCCCTTCAAAGTTGGCTTTGTTGATGGCAAGAAGTTCCACATCTCCTGCAGCCACTGCGGATGCAGAACGTGGTTTGTTGTCAAGGATGGCCATCTCTCCAAAAATGTCTCCCGCTTGGAGAACGGCGAGCATCACTTCGTTTTGGTTTACAATTTTGGAAATTTTAACCTTTCCACTTTGTAAAATGAATAATTCCTTACCCGGTTCGTGTTCACAAAAGATCATCTCACTATCTTTATAGTTTCGATTGAATTTATTGTAATCGATAGGAGGTGCTTGGAATGGTTGGTTGCTTGTTTGCAAACGTAGTTTTGCCTGTGGCACAAACTGACCATTCGGAAGGTGTTTTAAATAACTTTGGTAAGCAAAAGTTGCATGTGATGTGTTTTGCTGTTGAAAGTAGTATTCACCGATTTTAAAAAGTTCGTTTGGATCTTCTTCGACTGCATTTCGAAAGGATAATCGAGTAATGGTGGTATCAAATTGGCGTAACTTCATAGAGAAGAAACGAATGATATTCATCGCAACAGCTGTAGACTTTTGGATTAGGGTTCCAAATTGGTCGTAACTAACAGAGAT is a genomic window containing:
- a CDS encoding DUF1553 domain-containing protein, with the translated sequence MRLVLNLVLKFRYILFSFVVLIISLGYLQSRSKQNAVHPLDSLYLKLSPNVVKADRKITFRRLSLHLRGVIPSVAEWKELEALPADQSLESFAVSFLKQPEFAEYWGTKFTSMLRDKSKGRKIPTGSFFEYIAGSLHKNKPYDQLVQEMLTSTGNVKESPATMFYIRDGADPLQTAEFVGRLFYAKRVACARCHDHPYISDFTRRDYYALAAFFSQQFFRDGSWEVDRYGKTFSYVPRELEVHLPMEDQKNLQDKNNEWNRDNWNKWTDEQRKDYQKKHEVEYATLYYQPKLGLRFPHTDDAPGGDLVRPKYLDGKEAKLKPGEDRRKAFADWLTSKANDRFRKVLINRVWTELMGWSFFTPLDDWNEDTVVTGEEILNHLDSYFLTNNLKLKELILYIVTSNVYNRSLTKNQNDQDPIRYFSPQRLDSDQLLNSLIRVSDSQKISNIRERNLSWLSGIMDKKPYDLTGKGSLRIPQDNLKEFSNASEVERPAPYHTILSVFGSGPRVDISDDISELTIEQMLTLMNGRVVGKLVWDFGNKESLVKQEFDQTKSMNAVISNLYFRLLGREPSPLEKEKIKTLMLKPDTVFDKDLLQDLLWALINSQEFQHIN
- a CDS encoding DUF1501 domain-containing protein, which produces MDRKEFLKKSILSLGLSPFLFSANPFGSLHAAEEEEESIALPSKVKSVIFIEMMGGMSHVDTLDPKPNSAFGKVSSSISGLSVLEPFSLTAKQLHSIGIVRSTWSEEGDHGFAQMLLGTGYRMTEAMGFPDIPHFGAVIAYAKKSKVKSSYFPSYVTIGGRGGKNGNSGFLGIDYSGYHVGNVDEPIQHLNPSYGKFAEDRILRRKDLVSFMNEEFSKTYPTKESKHWKNMLMAAEEFRNSKNIDSFRISLEDEKTRTRYGTTWQGKAMLLAKRLALQEVPFIHISIGGWDTHTGNKAQVTKIMKETDMGIASLLEDLTNSGLIKQTLFVLTSEFGRTPDVGSRDGRDHHPKVWSTLLGGGPFSKGFVLGETDETGSKPVNPKETLHLRDLIATIYQAAGVNPDGVLTNSFGRPFLLTTKKAKVYEGLF
- the gmd gene encoding GDP-mannose 4,6-dehydratase, coding for MKKALITGITGQDGSYLAELLLQKGYEVHGIVRRTSLFNRNRIEHLHGNPNLHLHYGDMTDSSNLNRILEKIQPSEIYNLAAQSHVQVSFEVPEYTAEVDAVGTLRILDAIKQTGINTRFYQASTSELYGLVQEVPQTEKTPFYPRSPYAVAKLYAYWAVVNYREAYNLHASNGILFNHESPRRGEAFVTRKVTIGVSEVKAGKLPHITMGNIDSKRDWGYAPDYVEMMWMMLQKDTPDDYVVATNETHTVREFIEEAYKIAGFEVVWEGKAEKEVGKDKKTGQVLVKIDPKYYRPTEVELLIGNPEKAKRQLGWEPKVKFKELVQIMMEADLKNQGF
- a CDS encoding STAS domain-containing protein; translation: MSDKILVEEKGNTIRVRFMDQILDGNAPELREILAEILEKNVQEIFLDLEKVVIVSSLGISRLLSFKNKADEKKMTVKIVNIQEKLKETLKKLMLDQFFGL
- a CDS encoding Crp/Fnr family transcriptional regulator codes for the protein MSFFQMVTFPANSYIIVEGKKDANNFYIIREGKVRVTRETAVVGEDPNQVLGPGDFFGVVAAMSQHPQIESATSLTNVSLISVSYDQFGTLIQKSTAVAMNIIRFFSMKLRQFDTTITRLSFRNAVEEDPNELFKIGEYYFQQQNTSHATFAYQSYLKHLPNGQFVPQAKLRLQTSNQPFQAPPIDYNKFNRNYKDSEMIFCEHEPGKELFILQSGKVKISKIVNQNEVMLAVLQAGDIFGEMAILDNKPRSASAVAAGDVELLAINKANFEGMVKAQPQLATRLITLLSERIWIAYKQLANLLLKDPQGRIVDTLMTLAEKNRIKVAPKQAYNFEIGTKDLLKMVGLTDPKDELLISDIMKNNKFIRMDMGKIVCTDMAELEKLVQFYHKKANMENKLKKLK